Proteins co-encoded in one Ornithorhynchus anatinus isolate Pmale09 chromosome 14, mOrnAna1.pri.v4, whole genome shotgun sequence genomic window:
- the NCF4 gene encoding neutrophil cytosol factor 4 isoform X1 — protein sequence MSLPRQLRDESDFDQLPDDVPISASIADTEEKRGFTSYFVFIIEVKTKGGSRYLIYRRYSQFYALHTKLEERYGPESKTSPYACSLPTLPAKVYVGVKQEIAENRIPALNCYMKNLLCLPTWLLMDEDVRLFFYQSSYDAEQVPQGLRRLRPRTRKVKSISPQSPSFDRLAAPRAEALFSFTGNNQLELSFKAGDLIFLLSRINKEWLEGTVHGATGIFPLSFVKIIKDLPEEEDPSNWLRCHYYEDTVSVVRDIAIEEDLNSTPLYKDLLALMQREFQRKDIVLNYRDPQGDLVRLLSDQDVRLMVRQSSRNAPVQTHLFAWKLHITQRDDFSVYNTSS from the exons ATGTCTCTTCCCCGACAACTGCGAGATGAGAG TGATTTTGACCAGCTCCCGGACGATGTGCCTATCTCAGCCAGCATTGCTGACACTGAAGAGAAGAGAGGTTTCACCAGCTACTTC GTGTTTATCATTGAAGTGAAGACGAAAGGAGGCTCCAGGTATCTCATTTACCGTCGTTACAGCCAGTTCTACGCTCTGCACACCAAGCTGGAGGAGCGGTACGGTCCCGAGAGCAAGACCAGCCCCTAcgcctgctctctccccactcttccgg CAAAGGTTTATGTCGGTGTGAAACAGGAAATTGCAGAGAAccggattcctgccctcaactgCTACATGAAG AACCTGCTGTGTCTGCCCACCTGGCTGCTGATGGACGAAGACGTCCGCCTCTTCTTTTACCAGTCATCCTACGACGCTGAGCAGGTGCCCCAGGGTCTGAGGCGGCTGCGGCCACGCACGCGCAAGGT CAAGAGCATCTCCCCACAAAGCCCTAGCTTCGACCGCTTGGCAGCTCCACGGGCTGAG GCCCTGTTCAGTTTTACTGGGAACAATCAGCTTGAACTCAGCTTCAAGGCCGGAGACCTGATCTTTCTGCTCAGCCGGATCAACAAAGAATGGTTGGAG GGCACAGTCCATGGGGCCACCGGCATCTTCCCGCTCTCCTTTGTGAAGATCATCAAAGATCTCCCAGAGGAAGAGGACCCCAGCAACTGGTTGCGCTGTCACTACTATGAAGACACCGTCAGCGTCGTCAG GGACATTGCCATCGAAGAGGATTTGAATAGCACCCCTTTATACAAGGATCTGCTGGCACTCATGCA GCGGGAGTTCCAGCGCAAAGATATCGTCCTCAACTACCGGGACCCCCAGGGAGACCTGGTGCGCCTGCTGTCTGACCAGGACGTGAGGCTCATGGTGAGGCAGTCCTCCCGCAACGCCCCCGTCCAGACCCACCTCTTCGCCTGGAAGCTGCACATCACCCAGCGAGATGACTTCAGCGTCTACAACACCTCCTCCTGA
- the NCF4 gene encoding neutrophil cytosol factor 4 isoform X2 has translation MSLPRQLRDESDFDQLPDDVPISASIADTEEKRGFTSYFVFIIEVKTKGGSRYLIYRRYSQFYALHTKLEERYGPESKTSPYACSLPTLPAKVYVGVKQEIAENRIPALNCYMKNLLCLPTWLLMDEDVRLFFYQSSYDAEQVPQGLRRLRPRTRKVKSISPQSPSFDRLAAPRAEGTVHGATGIFPLSFVKIIKDLPEEEDPSNWLRCHYYEDTVSVVRDIAIEEDLNSTPLYKDLLALMQREFQRKDIVLNYRDPQGDLVRLLSDQDVRLMVRQSSRNAPVQTHLFAWKLHITQRDDFSVYNTSS, from the exons ATGTCTCTTCCCCGACAACTGCGAGATGAGAG TGATTTTGACCAGCTCCCGGACGATGTGCCTATCTCAGCCAGCATTGCTGACACTGAAGAGAAGAGAGGTTTCACCAGCTACTTC GTGTTTATCATTGAAGTGAAGACGAAAGGAGGCTCCAGGTATCTCATTTACCGTCGTTACAGCCAGTTCTACGCTCTGCACACCAAGCTGGAGGAGCGGTACGGTCCCGAGAGCAAGACCAGCCCCTAcgcctgctctctccccactcttccgg CAAAGGTTTATGTCGGTGTGAAACAGGAAATTGCAGAGAAccggattcctgccctcaactgCTACATGAAG AACCTGCTGTGTCTGCCCACCTGGCTGCTGATGGACGAAGACGTCCGCCTCTTCTTTTACCAGTCATCCTACGACGCTGAGCAGGTGCCCCAGGGTCTGAGGCGGCTGCGGCCACGCACGCGCAAGGT CAAGAGCATCTCCCCACAAAGCCCTAGCTTCGACCGCTTGGCAGCTCCACGGGCTGAG GGCACAGTCCATGGGGCCACCGGCATCTTCCCGCTCTCCTTTGTGAAGATCATCAAAGATCTCCCAGAGGAAGAGGACCCCAGCAACTGGTTGCGCTGTCACTACTATGAAGACACCGTCAGCGTCGTCAG GGACATTGCCATCGAAGAGGATTTGAATAGCACCCCTTTATACAAGGATCTGCTGGCACTCATGCA GCGGGAGTTCCAGCGCAAAGATATCGTCCTCAACTACCGGGACCCCCAGGGAGACCTGGTGCGCCTGCTGTCTGACCAGGACGTGAGGCTCATGGTGAGGCAGTCCTCCCGCAACGCCCCCGTCCAGACCCACCTCTTCGCCTGGAAGCTGCACATCACCCAGCGAGATGACTTCAGCGTCTACAACACCTCCTCCTGA